The following DNA comes from Hemibagrus wyckioides isolate EC202008001 linkage group LG05, SWU_Hwy_1.0, whole genome shotgun sequence.
GGGTGTGACGGTTTCTCACACGAAGGATATGTGTCGTGCAAATATACCTGGAGAAATGATATTCTCATGCTAAGAGCTTCTCTACATATCTATTGTAACCCAAGCTAAATTTCCATTGTAGTCGTCTTACTGGTAAATGTGAAGTTCAGAGCAGGTTAATGATAGCGGTTTGCATTTCTACGTACTGTGTATAAACCATTTCCCAGTGTTTGTAACTGAATACTGTCAAAACCAGAAGTTAAATGGGGCTGGAATTCAAGGGGGCAGATTCTTTTCGAAACAATTTTGCGTAATAAATTAAACAACCTTGggataagtaaaaaaaaaatggggggaaaaacaatGGATAAATATTCAAAAGAAAACTcaagtaataaaacaaaatgaagtaaTCGTAACCCATTTGAGACTACAGTGTGatttatgtaaaagaaaaattattattattattattatcattatcattattattattaaatctagCTAGTGAAGGGATCACAGTAGGTTTTAAGTGTTGCTGTAAGCTGTTCCAtgttaaatttattatttatgcatttatgcaTTAAATTTCAAAccattttttcctgctcagTCCTAACTTGGGGAAGTTGAATATTGTCCTCTGAGCAAAGATTGTAATGTGCAAAAATGAAGGATAACAAATAAATAGTACATAGTTCCTCCATACtgacatactcactctcacattcatGCATATTAACAAAAACAGTGCTGAGCTCTGGTATTGTAATTGAAACTCATAGCATGGGATGACGAAATGaaatgatgattataataatgatataatgtcATAATTCTTTATCTCTTTAATCAAGGCAATTTGATGTCTCCTATTTACACCtgccagacataacattatgaccacttgcctaatattgtgttgttgcttcccccttttgctggcaaaacagtcatgcactgtgtattctgacacctttctatcagaaccagcattaccttcttcagcaatttgagcaacagtagctcgtctgttggatcggatcacacgggccagccttctctacccacgtgcatcagtgagccttgaccaccaaTGACCCTGTCACCCGTTCacaactgttccttccttggaccacttttgatagatactgaccactgcagaccgggaacaccccacaagagctgcagttttggagatgctctgatccagtggtctagccatcacaatttggccctttgtcaaactcgctcaaatccttacacttgtccatttttcctgcttctaacacatcaactttgaggacaaaatgttcacttgctgcctaatatatcccacccactaacaggtgccatgatgaggagatcatcagtcttattcacgtcacctgttggggtcataatgttatgcctgatcagtgtacattgacagtatattcattcattcctcttTATCCTCATCAGTGGATCTTGAGCTATTCCCAGTAACACAGCACAAGATTGGAGAATACACCCTGTTTGGGATTTTAGTCCTTTGCaggacaccatacacacacgcacacacctaggggcaatttttggaaaaaaaaaaataagcagatGGAAACCTGAGAACTTGCAAAAAcctgtatgtgttgtgtgatcaTGAAAAACTTCAGTCTTCAGTCTGATTTATTTTCAATACAAATGAATGtttttgcacacatgcactatatgcaatactatactatatgtAATGCAGTATCTGTAAtatgtgttgttttacgtatctctgcattttatttagcaCCATGATCCTGGATGTACTCTGTTTCCACTGCACCAGCTTCATATAGTTGAAATatcaataaaagcttcttgacttgaaaGTGTTTTAGTAACATTTTGACGCCAGATTGGGCAAACAGCAGTGCTTAGAACTCACATTTTCATGATATCTCAATCTACTACAGCCCAACAAATAAAACTGGTTTGTTGAAGTTAAGCCAGTCTACAAATCTTTACATCTGATTGCAGTATCAATGCATTATTACTGAGGAATCACCTAAAGTAAAGATAAAAACCCACCTCCCAGATATAAACAGAGAACACGAGGCACTTACATAAgtctttctgcctttctcaTCTTCATCAGCCTTGGTGCAGGAAGAAATCGACTCTTTCCATGACTGTAGCTTATTCTGGAATGCTTCAACCAGGGTCATACTAGTGCCACCTTTATTATTAGTAGATGAAAATCTGATGAAATTTTTGGACACATTAACGTTCCAACTCGAGCCAAGATCGTACGTGGGTTTTCTGGACTCTTGGGAGGAGTGAAATTTAAGATCTCACCTGTTCAACACCTACTAATCCCTGACACTCTACCCAACAAAATACCCTGACCTGCCATGGGGTTAGCTTTCCCAAAAGCTAGAATACGTCATAATCAAATTCTCCTCTTTTGATCGGATTTTCATTGGAACACCTACGTCACGCAGTTCCTTTTAggcttttacattttatttttgtgcttCTTTCTTGTATGGAGAACAGTAAAGATGAATGAAGCACAATTCTGAGAGGGTTGATTCAGAGAAAGGACAGAAAAGAAAGGACTGGGTGTGTTCCGCTACCGTTTAATGGACGCAGCGAACAAAAGCTAGCATTTAGAATGCACCCTATCTGCTCTGCTTTTCCTGTCCGTAATAACAAacaagagggagaaaaaaaaaagcagcaccTGCTCTAGAATTCCACTACATTTTCATACCAGTTAGAGTTAATGAACTCTCTCGCTGTGAAAAGTTTCAACGTGTTTAAAAAGCGATCGACTAAGCCACAATAATTGTACAGCAATCAGCAGCTTTCCAATcaatatttgttcattttatttattttattcacgacaatCCATCGGTCAACATGGAtaatctgtgtgtctgtatttaaaCATCATCTCAGTTCACAGGACAAaccaataacacaatacagatcTGACAAGAGGGCAAATATTATAAAGTAGATCCAGTAACACTAATCCAAACTCTGTTAAACACAGATACTGAACActtgaatgcaaaaaaaacatatacTTTTGGTGCATATACATTACAGAATCTCATATTGAAGGAAAtagtacacaaaaaaaaaacacacatgtatacatatcAATAATATGTAGTTAACAGAATGTTTAATATCCAATTAGCAGCAAACATGGCGTGTACCTTGATAGCTCTAGACACTTTTCCTCACAGCTCTATACCACCTGTGATACCGTAATAGAAACCTGTAATACACTACAAGGTGGTGTCAGTGGTTCGAAGCAAAAGGTTTGCTTCAGCTACCTGCTTTGAATCttaaaaaccaaacaaatcCAGCATTTCCTCCAAAGCCTCCATCCCAGAGCAATGGCACACAGCGTGATTGACAGGCGAGCAGAGACGCCCCcttgttctgattggttggatccACATCGTTTGCTCTGTAGCTGGTTTATAGGAGTCAAAGAGACTCGGAGATGTTGGACTGTGAAAAGTAGTTCACTAAATATTGCCCTAAAACCACATACCCAAGCTGCTACTCATGTTACACATGGACAACCTTGGGTCATTTTGATCTTTCAAGCTAAATGTTAGCCACTTTTGTGCTGTCTTTGGCCTGGCGCATTCCGTACAGCCACTTGATCACCCGTGCATTTCTTTCAATGACTGAAACACCATAGCTGGGCTTCTCATCTTTGGCTGATTCCTCCTCCTCGTCTTCACCCCCCTCCCCTTCAGAGCACTCGGACGCAGGAGCGCTAGCACTACGCAGACGTGAGATGGATGCAATATCAGAACCAGGCGTCAGGTCTTGGAAGTCTGATGGTTCAAGGCCACAGTAGTTAAAGAAACGTTCGACTTCGGCCCCAGCGCGGGAGAACCGGTCGCTCACGTCAGATTTGGAGCGTGTTAGCGAGCGTCGTTTCCTGGAGCAAACTGAGGACTTGTGGGTGACAGCAGGAGATGATGGTAGGAGGGGTTCCTGAGCTGAGGTGGGAGGCACTGCTTTTGGAGATTTATCCGGGGATGGTAAGGCAGGTGATTGTGGTTCGGAAGAGAACGGTGAACTCAGAACTGGGGTAACAGGGGATTTCACAGGGCTGGTGAGGTTCATGATGTCATGTCGGCTTTTGACTGGCTGAAGCGGTTGTGGTGGAGAGGAAGTCTGAGTGTACGGCCTGAGCAGCTGCAAAAGCTGCGAGTGGACGCGCTGCCCAGGGAGCTGTGCTCGGCATGGCTTTCTCATCTGTGGCATGACTACCTGAGGCCTCACATCAACTCGCCGTACTGTTACTGAATAAGACCCATTGGCTGCAACACTGTCTCCTGATATTTTCTTTTGTGCTGTTGGAGATGAACCGGATTTGACAAAAGACTCTTCGCCTGCAGTCCAGGAGGGCATCTGAGAGGCACTGCCTGCTGCAAAATCTTGACCTTTTCCAGGCTTTTCACTCTTGGGTGGTGCAGCTGTATCAGAGACCCCATTAATCAGGCTACTCAGGTGTTCTAAGTTAAAAGGTGGGGCTTCAGGTTTAGAGAAGACATTAGCAGCCACTTTGCGGGTCGGTTGTGGTGCACCTGACCGAAGCTGTGCACTGGAGGGCATTAAGGGCTTTCGGATGACTGGCAGCTGCTTGTTCAGTGCCACTTGCTGACTCTTAACATACTTTGCCTTGTCAGCCTCCAGGCGCTCCACGGCACTCGGTTTTCGCGGTCCCAGTGAGGAGTCTGAACTTTCGGGAGGCTTCGCTATCCGCCGTGGAGACAGCCCAAGAGTGTCCACCGACATAACGGTAGTTTTTTCAGCAAACGGCTCTCCTTTTCTCCTGTTACTGCTTTGCATAAATGCAGGCAAACAGGGCCTGCAGGCAGCAGAGACGGGGTAATACAGGTCTCTGaggtctgtctgtatctgcacaaacaaatacaagagaaccattaaaaaaaaaaagagtagaaggtaGGTATGAAAGTAGGTTTTCTATCACTAGTCCATCATTTCCATTCAGTCCACCACTACATAAATTCAAGCAAACCACAAAAAAAGATCATTTGGtgaggaaaatgtaaaaataaaataaaaccttgcAAAAGCTTTTCCTTCAATGATCACAACACAGTGTGACAGTGGTCTTGCTGCAATAGGGTTTGCTTTAAGATAACACGGAACCTTTGCGCAAGGTGCGCCCACTGCACTCTTATAActacagtctctagagtttacacagagcagtgcaaaaaaaaacaaaagacaggGACAGAATGGGATGGTGGGAGAGGTCTGGGGAGAGTGGTCAGGCTGCTCGGAGTTAATAAGaaagcacaacacacagaaaCTTAAGGAAggtgagctacaacagcagaggaTCATATCGGGTTCTGCTCTGATCAGCCAAcaacagaaatctgaggctgcagtggacaCAAATTCACCCAGACTAGACAGATGAAGAATTTGTAATGTGACTTCAAACTTTCTTATTTAATGCAAATATTGAgtctctgttaaaaaaaaagaaaaaagaaaaagattttacataaatctacacacacgagtatagagacacacacagacatacatgtaCACAGACGCAcatatagagacacacacacagacatacaaacgcacacatgtacacagatatacatggcacagacacacacacagacacacacagacagataaacagacacacacaccgacagacacatacatacaccgaCATATACATAAAGATGTAGACAAACATACACCCACACgtacagatggacagagacacgtacacacagacaggtacacaaatgcacagacagacacgtacacacagacaagtacatacacacagatgtacatgtacgcgcacacagacatatatacacacagacgcagacacgtacacacacacacacacacacagacatgtacacaaatacacagacaccTACATACAGAAAGACGTTCACATAgagacacgtacacacagacaagtacatacacacagatgtacacgtacatgcacagacacacacacacacacatttcggTGGCCATCAAAAATTCAGTAGGGCCAGCCATGCCTGTTTGACTGAATGCATAAACCTGATCTTGCTTCACCACTGAAAATTGAACACTTATAGCAGCACTTTATGATAACATCTACTGAACAACACAAGAAAATCTCATAGAATTGATGTACTTGATAGTGTGAAGTGCTACTTGTACGTTCCACCTACATTACAGGAAGGAATGCAGCGTGGGTTTCAGAAAGAGGGAACATGATCCCCAGCTACACAGCTCTGGCAGCTTGACTGAGAGCTCAGTGTGCGTGGGCTTGTTAATAAATGCTAACTTAGTTACTCTGGACAGCGAGGGGGCCTCTGCTACTTATACAGTATTAGTGTCTGGCACGTGGTCAAGCATGTTTGCCTTTTCTTTCACATTCAAGCCAAAGGGTAAAACgagctttctttctcttccaccCTCACTATCTGTAAACCATGCCATCACTTTCATCTGGTCTTTCTACTGTATATCATTATCTCACCTAATCTTCCTTGTAGAGGCCCCATCCCCCTCTCCACCATCCCTCTCTCCGGCCTTCTCCCTCCTTTCTACTgcacaagaagcaagatatttCTAGACCTAATGTGATTATGTTGAAAGCAAAGGCTGGATAAAAATTCGAGATAGATTTCTGTGGAATGATAAGACTTGTCTCTACACGATCCTGTGTAAGAGTAAAAGGCACTGGGCTGACAGATGGACAAACATTCAGGATATAACAGCAGCACAAGACAGTTGATAAAAGTTTACAGTTGAATTTGTTAAGGTTTCTGCCACTCTTAAGAGTTCATCTTGTTGGCGTAAAAGTTTTAACAggacagagaaaagaaacaacacagtcacacacacacacactattgctcacacatacacacctttacagactcacctgtgtgtgtagctgacTGCTTACAGATCCAGGAATGTCTCACACTCTTGCGGTGAAGTGAAATATGTTACAAACTACAGCTAaacaatgtgagtgtgtgtgagtgtgtgtgtccatataTAAGCATGTGTGTATACTTGCAAAAGCAAGAAAGCAACTAGACAAACCTGTTTGCCCTTTGTAGTTCCTCATTTACCCCGCCCCCCTTCATGACGTGTCCAATCAGACGCACCCGCCCACTCCAGGAAGTATTACAGGTCATATGACCAGCCTGTGGGCTACCTCAAATCTCCTCCTCTTGACctctctgttcttttctttctcgaATTTAAAAGGAAAgctagaaacaaacaaataatgaataaacaagtaaataaatgatatcagtgaagaaacaaataacaaacacaaacactttacactttacataATCACTTTACATGTACATCTATACaggaaaagtaaataaacaaacgaacaaataaataaacaatctgcaagtacataaacaaacagacaaataagtaacaaataaataaatggtacaAATATGTAAGAAAATCTGtatatgcataaataaataaattcagaaaaaaacccataaaattaataaagtagaaataaagaattaaataaagacaTGAACAGACTAagaatcaaataaacaaataagtaaatatataaatgaaaaaataaacaaatcaaacaaacaaataaatagaataagtGAAtagatattaatttaatttaatttaatttaatttaatttaatttaatttaatttaatttaatttaatttaatttaattttattttattttatttaattttattttattttattttattttattttattttatttatttatttatttatttatttatttatttatgtatgagGCAGATAAAAGCCAATCAAGTACTTATCTACGCCCTCTAAAATAAAACTACCAAACTGTACTTTCTCTTGTCCTTGGTGTGGTACGATCAAGAGTACCTCTTTTGTAGTTTGTAATTTTTATCCCTATAAAAAGTGAATTAAATTGTATTACATTTAGAGCTTTGATCTAAAAGCTACTTAAAGGCCCAACACATGTGCATTCCCAAGTATTTCCTTGATGGTATCACCCAGTAACAAAGTACAGAAGGCACAGATGCCTAGCTTTCTTTAGAAGATTGTATAGTTACACATGTATAAAGGACACGCTGTCTGCTCACGGTGAATTACGCTTTGCTTTTTTCATCTCTGATCTCACCTGGGAAAATCCCTGTGCTTCTGGAAGTCAGTAGACATACTTCCACCTATCGGTGATATGGAGCTATGCACAATATTGTGTGTCCTTGAGCCCAGATGGTGATAAAACCCAGCCTGAGACATCCCAACCTTTAATCAGTAACTAATAAGCCTGAACTTTTCCCCTTCCCTTTGTAGATTAAAGCTGTGGACACACTACGAACAGAGGCGTGTTATGAGTGTTAATGGTCAAACCAGCACTGCATTGCTCTAACACTGAGCTGTAAAGCTGTAAAGGACTGGATATTTACTCGAAATTGCACTGCATTGTGGCAGTAAAGGGAATTTACAGGAATTCCCAGAGAAATATTTcaatagaaatgtatatataacTTTTGTATAACGGATTTTATTATAGAATTGAAACTGCACGTCAGCACAGACATCCTAGTAAAGAATAATGTACAGAAATAAGCAAAGCTAAATCTTTCTGGTTCTTTAACGGATTAACTGAAAGGTCTATTAAGCTCAGAGAGTGATAAAATACTTTGGCATTTACACAATTCGTTTTCCATTGAAAGATTTGAAGCTGGTTTCTTATTGTGAATGGTGAGACATGAAATGCAAGAATGAGTCATTTGAGAGCCAAAAGAGGTGACTCTTTTTGTTAATGATTTGACTCAGTAGAAAGAACGGGAATTTACTGCTTTAGTTCACTCACCTCAGTCTGATCATTTTACAGTAATGCCTTCAGTGACTCAGGCTTTAGAGACACCGGAGGCTGAAAATTATTAGCAGAAGGACATTTCCCAAAACAAATGCTGACTTTTTCCTGCCCAAAATGCATCTGGCTTTTATATGTACCCTTTATCACATTATATTCATAACCACTACCCTTTatcagtggtggttcaagtggttaaggctctgggttgttgatcagaggatcagggttcaagccccagcagcaccaagctccactgttcagcaattgagcaaggcccttaaccgtcCCTGCTCCAtagggtgctgcatcatagctgcccctgcgctctgaccccaacttcctcagctgggatacgtgaagaaaagaattccactgtactgtaatgtatgtgtggcgataataaaagcttcttgccCCCTCAGTTCATTCATCAATAAATGCATCCTTCACCAATTAtcaccagttcatcacaaaAACAAGCTAGAAAACAGCATCCATAACAAATCAGGCACAAACATGGTGAATGTTCAAGTGGTTTATTTTCACCTATGCAAAAAAAAGGCTACTTGAAATAAACTTGTATTCTCTGATAAAAATGAGcgttttttttagaaaaacttAAGATATCTAAAGCAATATTCACAGGAGCGTAAAAGCGGCACCGTCACCCGCGTGCATAACAAATAATATCGTAATTTACATCTTTTTATTGTCTTTCAATGTTCTATGTTTGGAGCTGGAAAATCCGGAAAGCGTAAATGTTTCTGTTCCATATCATGGTCCAAGTCGTGCATGAAGAACTGATTGGAACACTGAGAACTCTTGTGTAGCTCAGACACAGGGTTATTATCTCCACGAAGCACCTTCTGAAGATGATCAGCTTGTTTGGATGAAATAAGACAGTTTCAATGCCTGATATAAATCTGGATTATTTCAGTTTAGTGTTTCATGGCGCCTCAGGGCAAGGTTTCAATCTCAGAACCAAACACCAGGAGAGTTTTCATGTACATGTTTACTGCATGTTTATGTAATCAACATGTAGATCTTACACGCTGagcgatacacacacacagtgtgtttccAGAATGTTCTTCAAGCCAGGCAGCTTTATCTCTCCGTGTGCATTTTTCCCTGCATTACCGGCCTCATTCAAATGATCCCAGTCCCACATGTTCTAGACTAATATGAACAGAATTGGGttattaagagtgtgtgtttcgCTACGGACAAGAGATTTTCctgctcaaacacaccactttGGCAGAAGTCATGAGCTGTGTTTCTTTAGTATCAAGTAATGGAAGTCTATCTCTATTTAAAATCTTGCTTGCTTTTTCATTAACGTCACACAGTGTGTTAACACAAGATCTAGTTAATACTTCCGTGTCTTACACAGATGAGGGTCTGCCCGAATTCATGCACATAGGCATCAGTGTGGCAAACAGAGGAagaaggggggtggggggtgggaaTGAAAGTATGTTgcactgaagaaaagaaaatggacaGACAAGACAAAAAAGTGCTGGACTCCTTTTCCaataaagttatatatatatatatatatatatatatatatatatatatatatatatatatatatatatatatatatatatatatatatatatatgcatatacataaACATCTGGTTCAAAAATCTGAGATCACCTGGAAAATTTTTGTTCAattaaatatacaccgatcaggaataacattatgaccacctgcctaatattgtgttgccaaaacagcccagaCCCTTCGAGAtatagactccactagatccctgaaggtgtgctgtggtatctggcaccaaaatgttagcagcagatacttTAAGTCTTCTAAgttacaacttacaggacttacagtatatttttaatagatactgaccactgcagaccgggaacaccccacaagagctgcagttttggagatgctctgatccagtcgtctagccatcacaatttggcccttgtcaaactcgctcaaatccttacgcttgcccatttttcctgcttctaacacatcaactttgaggataaaatgttcacttgctgccaaatatatcccacccactaacaggtgccatgatgaggagatcatcagtcttattcacttcacctctcactgctcataatgttatgcctgattggtgtacattgagttttctaaataaaacaagaaatgCTTAATCTCTAAATATTCAAATCAATTTAAAATTTTCGATGATACTCCAATGTTCTTGATCTTGTTTTTCCACAAACCGTACCAAATCCTAATTAACTCTGACATTATTGTACAGTCTACTTAAGTCATTTCATTACACTTCAGTCATTTCACTGAAGTTGTTATGCTGATAATATCATttgtaataacatttttttggCAGACTTTACTGCAATTCTGGTAACTCTTACTGTTATACCAACAAATAAGCCTTGATAACAGGGGAAGTGATGCAAAAGATTTTTTGGTTTGCTGAACCTCTCcgcaaaattattttattttgcatttgttaGTTTCCATCTGTTTTAAAACAGTTAATCATCAGGTCATTACTAGCTGTTTTGGTGTGCAGCTTTTTCACTTGGTTATTAAGCAGGCGTGTTCAAGCAGGAAAATTAAGAAAATTCACTTTAAACTCGGACATGAATGCCTGAAACATCAGTTCACTAAGCATGAATCGGCACAGATTCCTCCATCATTCTTTCCCTTAAGACAATATGCAGTTTTTGTCCTTGTCTTTGTCCTTCGCACTGAGACTCtgtgtcctcctcctcctcagactCCCTCTCTTGGCTTTCCCCTCCgtatctcctctctctccctcactctctttttcccccGTCAGCTGAGGAGGTAGAGGAATGCGCTGGCCGAGGAAGAAGCCCTCTTCTTCTGAGTCGGAGGAGGACGAACAGGTGGAGCAGGAGTCCTCGTGTCTGTAGCGGGTGGAGTGAAGCGTCAAGCGGGAATTTCCATCTTCGGGGGAGGTGATGGAGTGTGGACGTGaggcatgctctctctctcctcctctccactccagAGTGTCTAGACGAGGTCTGTCGCGTCTGGGCCGACGGAAGTGTTTCTCAGTGCCCAGGTGGAGGGGGGAGTCCGAGACCAGGCGGCTTCGTCCGGTTGGACTTGGACATCCCTGACGGAAGCTGCGACGGTACGCGCCGTctaagaagaagagaagaagctGTTAGTGTTTTGTGCTCCTCTGTTTAAAATGCACAaccatatttttatatacacaagatttcaaaagttaaaagttttgttttatttttataaattgtCATTACCCAAAAGATCCATCTGAGGTGGCATTCCAGCTCGCAGGTGTAGTCTGCGTCCCAAGCCCCCATCagcttcatcttcctcttcttcctgctCAAGCtcattttcctcttttctctccatttcaACCCCAACCTCCTCTACCTCctcgtcctcatcctcctccactGAATAGCTGGAGCTGATCGGCTCCCTGAAGCTGACCCTGGCTGTGCTGCTTCGCCCAAATTGGGCTGGAGGGGGCGAGGGGTGGGGCTCATCGGGTGGGGACAGGATTGGTAAATTATCGGGGCCAATAAAGACAgggggtggaggtggtgggAAAAAGTCTGTGTCTTCTAGGGAGTCAACCTCGGGTGAAGGGTGGGGCTGAGGAAGATTTTCTAAAGATGTAAAATGGAGTGAAAATCAGACAATGTGAATGTGTAGGTTTGGATAATTTGCTTATATTTGATCAttcttttgtatgtgtgtgtacctgagctACTCTCCAGTGTCCCAGTGTCCTTTGCTGTCGAGGTTCCTCTGGAAGTACAGCTTGGTGGAAAAGGCCCGAATTCAGCGTATCCGTTCAGCTCCACCGTGTACTCCAACCCTGAGTGCTCCTCCTTGTTTGAGCAGTCCGAGTTTAACAGCGGCCCCCAACCATTGGCCAAGGAAGGAGAATATGAGCTTTGAGAGTGAACATGTCCATaaggtggaggtggagggcGGCCATTTTGTAAATGGAAAAGTGAAGTGTGGACGCCTGACGAACGAGACGGAACAAAATACTTTAATGGTGAACAATTTGTCTGCATGCAAAGATAAAATCACTTTACAGCAAtgacatcactttttttttttttacggaaCAAAATGTAGATCTGATGTTTCTTTGCGTAAAAAATAAACCGGTACTGGTTATGCTTCATACCTCTGCTTTCTGATAAAGGGGATGATTTGGTTGCGGTGGACAGTTTAGCAGTTGCAGTGGTGAGATTGCTGCCTTCTGGTGGCCACAGAGGAGAATTGCGTTCTTGCTGCTGTTGATGTACGAGTTTGTGTGAGGTCGCTTTACACTGCAGGGCCGAGTCACAGGAGTCAGAGTTATTGGGGTCTTCTCCAAGAGAGCAGGGTCGGGAACAGAAGATGAGTCCCCTGCGGGGGAGGAAGGGTTTGCCCAGCAGGGGCAACTGACAGCGGGCACAACAAAAACACGCCTCGGATGCGTGCCAGTGCTGCCCCTCGTACGTCATCTGCCCCTGATCTATACCTGCAAATAAAACAGTAACATGTAACTGCCAgcaaatacatttaatatatacgcttattatatgaatataaaatgcaaatgaaatataGAAAAGCATATAacctatacactgatcaggcataacattatgagcactgacaggtg
Coding sequences within:
- the prickle3 gene encoding prickle planar cell polarity protein 3-B isoform X2, producing the protein MFTRGSKKRRSNRSEEDPDRGQPCMRCGEQCPGLRMHGWRKICVHCKCVREEHAVRSVPGQLEKMMMKLVSDFQRHSISDDDSGCASEEYAWVPPGLKPEQVYQYFSCIPEDKVPYVNSPGERYRIKQLLHQLPAHDSEPQYCNSLDEEEKKELRLFSQQRKRENLGRGIVRLFPVTMTGAICQQCGRQIYGGDIAVFASRAGHGTCWHPQCFQCATCSELLVDLIYFYQDGHIYCGRHHAERIKPRCQACDEIILADECTEAEGRHWHMRHFCCFECETALGGQRYIMRESRPYCCTCYESLYAEYCDTCGEHIGIDQGQMTYEGQHWHASEACFCCARCQLPLLGKPFLPRRGLIFCSRPCSLGEDPNNSDSCDSALQCKATSHKLVHQQQQERNSPLWPPEGSNLTTATAKLSTATKSSPLSESRGVHTSLFHLQNGRPPPPPYGHVHSQSSYSPSLANGWGPLLNSDCSNKEEHSGLEYTVELNGYAEFGPFPPSCTSRGTSTAKDTGTLESSSENLPQPHPSPEVDSLEDTDFFPPPPPPVFIGPDNLPILSPPDEPHPSPPPAQFGRSSTARVSFREPISSSYSVEEDEDEEVEEVGVEMERKEENELEQEEEEDEADGGLGRRLHLRAGMPPQMDLLDGAYRRSFRQGCPSPTGRSRLVSDSPLHLGTEKHFRRPRRDRPRLDTLEWRGGEREHASRPHSITSPEDGNSRLTLHSTRYRHEDSCSTCSSSSDSEEEGFFLGQRIPLPPQLTGEKESEGERGDTEGKAKRGSLRRRRTQSLSAKDKDKDKNCILS
- the prickle3 gene encoding protein prickle isoform X3; translated protein: MMMKLVSDFQRHSISDDDSGCASEEYAWVPPGLKPEQVYQYFSCIPEDKVPYVNSPGERYRIKQLLHQLPAHDSEPQYCNSLDEEEKKELRLFSQQRKRENLGRGIVRLFPVTMTGAICQQCGRQIYGGDIAVFASRAGHGTCWHPQCFQCATCSELLVDLIYFYQDGHIYCGRHHAERIKPRCQACDEIILADECTEAEGRHWHMRHFCCFECETALGGQRYIMRESRPYCCTCYESLYAEYCDTCGEHIGIDQGQMTYEGQHWHASEACFCCARCQLPLLGKPFLPRRGLIFCSRPCSLGEDPNNSDSCDSALQCKATSHKLVHQQQQERNSPLWPPEGSNLTTATAKLSTATKSSPLSESRGVHTSLFHLQNGRPPPPPYGHVHSQSSYSPSLANGWGPLLNSDCSNKEEHSGLEYTVELNGYAEFGPFPPSCTSRGTSTAKDTGTLESSSENLPQPHPSPEVDSLEDTDFFPPPPPPVFIGPDNLPILSPPDEPHPSPPPAQFGRSSTARVSFREPISSSYSVEEDEDEEVEEVGVEMERKEENELEQEEEEDEADGGLGRRLHLRAGMPPQMDLLDGAYRRSFRQGCPSPTGRSRLVSDSPLHLGTEKHFRRPRRDRPRLDTLEWRGGEREHASRPHSITSPEDGNSRLTLHSTRYRHEDSCSTCSSSSDSEEEGFFLGQRIPLPPQLTGEKESEGERGDTEGKAKRGSLRRRRTQSLSAKDKDKDKNCILS